A stretch of Lathyrus oleraceus cultivar Zhongwan6 chromosome 6, CAAS_Psat_ZW6_1.0, whole genome shotgun sequence DNA encodes these proteins:
- the LOC127093033 gene encoding uncharacterized protein LOC127093033, which translates to MADDNSCKKRLRNDSSESEIESSEAKKLRDDLLEFLNNSDPAPSMQELDSVIKSLQEEISASSSTSVRVMSDSGESQAQIGYLLEASDDELGLPPPGYPSVHEVVHEEKKDETDLARVLSDSSGIGELWEFENQIPSYDSFDLGNGFGSFGYDSFDGIFNHSDVYYDSNDFSDSWRHGTLPAQ; encoded by the coding sequence atggcTGATGATAACAGTTGCAAGAAGCGGTTACGTAATGACTCGTCCGAGTCAGAGATTGAATCGTCCGAGGCGAAGAAACTCAGAGACGATTTACTCGAGTTCTTGAACAATTCCGATCCAGCTCCTTCGATGCAAGAGCTTGATTCTGTTATAAAGAGCTTGCAGGAGGAGATCTCTGCGTCTTCTTCTACTTCCGTTCGTGTGATGTCAGATTCCGGCGAGTCTCAGGCTCAGATCGGGTATCTTCTGGAAGCTTCCGACGACGAACTCGGGCTTCCACCACCGGGATATCCTTCGGTTCATGAAGTTGTTCATGAAGAGAAAAAAGATGAAACTGATTTGGCTCGAGTTTTGTCTGACTCGTCCGGGATCGGTGAGTTATGGGAGTTTGAGAACCAGATCCCGAGTTATGACTCGTTTGATTTAGGAAACGGATTTGGAAGTTTTGGTTATGACTCGTTTGATGGGATTTTTAACCATTCAGATGTGTATTATGACTCGAACGATTTTTCTGACTCGTGGCGGCACGGAACCTTGCCGGCACAATAG